From a region of the Euwallacea similis isolate ESF13 chromosome 3, ESF131.1, whole genome shotgun sequence genome:
- the LOC136419913 gene encoding uncharacterized protein isoform X3 — MRRVQAPVGSFASTDAGITSDNRLSTDEWLIQNTLLFVINFLGVPDVLRCRQVCKLWRDIIDSHHPIWRSLTFSQKHKLRIEQMISFLQGVKPEYLRFIGCEFVVPSIETSLEGSEEARLKSVFQELCICNYPRFPHEIVPRKVYLGWFAETSELKITLSSCYHSYHISDERRIIQSLPGLISELDNFKVLSIVWHIRQKFYRPEELALPRSSYTPKTRSKCTELESIIVQFLKDFPDLKELRFEYYEFPKKNITETVNSVRKLPNLTCLQLSEIEVPEGFETVLKLCTNLNDLIISPLLNKSSMGRINGRIFEGVKHLELKNLVWFFAHSYLQEFRKQFFVTFRYKLESWQTVPFVGDANCLHENFFDPEHKLPAWRLITFPDLKEELQKLMVNCEVTVQMQIDILYFEFNCFR; from the exons ATGAGGCGGGTTCAAGCCCCGGTCGg CTCTTTTGCATCAACTGATGCGGGTATCACCTCGGACAACCGTCTATCTACAGATGAATGGTTAATTCAAAACACTCTGCTATTTGTTATAAACTTTTTGGGAGTACCAGACGTACTCCGTTGCAGACAAGTCTGCAAGCTGTGGCGCGACATAATTGACTCACATCATCCCATATGGCGATCGCTTACATTTTCCCAAAAGCACAAACTGAGAATTGAACAAATGATTTCATTCCTTCAAGGTGTTAAACCGGAATATCTAAGGTTTATTGGATGCGAATTTGTGGTGCCGTCTATTGAAACCTCTTTAGAAGGCTCAGAAGAAGCAAGACTAAAATCTGTCTTTCAAGAGCTGTGTATATGTAACTACCCACGATTCCCACACGAGATCGTACCACGTAAGGTTTACCTCGGCTGGTTTGCTGAAACCTCGGAACTCAAGATTACTCTGTCGTCATGTTACCATAGTTATCACATATCCGATGAGCGCAGAATCATACAGTCTCTACCGGGATTAATAAGCGAACTTGATAACTTTAAAGTGCTGTCGATAGTGTGGCACATTCGTCAAAAATTCTATCGTCCTGAAGAATTGGCTCTTCCTCGATCCAGCTACACTCCGAAAACTCGGAGTAAGTGCACGGAGCTGGAAAGCATCATCGTTCAGTTTCTGAAAGACTTTCCCGATTTAAAGGAATTGCGCTTTGAATACTATGAATTTcccaagaaaaatattacgGAAACGGTTAACAGCGTTAGAAAGCTACCCAACCTGACGTGTTTACAATTAAGTGAAATTGAAGTTCCAGAGGGCTTTGAAACGGTGCTGAAGCTCTGCACCAACTTAAACGACCTGATAATCTCACCCCTCTTGAACAAATCCTCCATGGGTCGCATCAACGGCAGGATATTTGAAGGTGTCAAGCACTTGGAGCTAAAAAATTTGGTCTGGTTTTTTGCCCACTCGTATTTGCAGGAATTtcgaaaacagttttttgtaACGTTCCGTTATAAGCTCGAGAGTTGGCAAACTGTGCCTTTTGTAGGGGACGCAAATTGCCTCCATGAGAATTTTTTCGATCCAGAACACAAGCTGCCAGCGTGGAGATTGATAACGTTTCCTGATCTGAAAGAGGAGTTGCAGAAGTTGATGGTGAACTGCGAGGTGACGGTGCAGATGCAGATAGACATACTCTATTTCGAGTTTAATTGTTTTCGGTAG
- the LOC136419915 gene encoding N-acetylneuraminate lyase-like — protein MASFTFRGLMAPVFTAFNSDWSVNVSIIPEYAKFLADRGVPAVLVHGSTGEGTSLSVPERKLLAEAWVAAGKLTKQHIMIQVGGCPLPDVKELAAHADSIGADSILTLPELYLKPTTPQDLIEYLQQISRVAPSTPLLYYHIPMWSNVNINMEQFLNLSVGKIPTFHGIKYTSNDLSEGYNALKAADGRYAVFLGADTLIEPAAAIGFDSIIATSLNFIPGHFVQILKGIKENRVLDARAIQEKLTAACKVITKNGTWIPAMKVAMNFISPINVGLARAPLRNLKPEHVIELQADLPEHTVL, from the exons ATG GCTAGTTTCACGTTTAGAGGCCTTATGGCACCAGTCTTCACAGCCTTCAATTCAGACTG GTCGGTTAATGTATCCATTATACCAGAGTATGCCAAATTTTTAGCTGATAGGGGGGTCCCAGCAGTTTTAG TTCATGGTTCAACTGGTGAAGGCACATCCCTCTCAGTGCCAGAACGCAAACTCTTAGCCGAAGCCTGGGTGGCTGCTGGCAAACTCACAAAACAACACATTATGATTCAAGTAGGAGGTTGTCCCCTACCCGACGTCAAAGAGTTGGCGGCTCACGCTGATAGCATTGGAGCTGACTCAATCCTCACACTCCCTGAACTTTACTTGAAGCCCACCACTCCTCAGGATTTGATCGAATATTTGCAGCAAATCTCTAGAGTTGCCCCCAGTACTCCTCTCCTTTATTACCACATACCAATGTGGAGCAACGTTAACA TCAACATGGAGCAGTTTCTGAACCTATCAGTAGGGAAAATCCCGACTTTCCATGGGATTAAATATACCTCAAATGATTTATCTGAAGGCTACAATGCACTTAAAGCTGCGGATGGAAGATATGCAGTCTTCTTGGGAGCTGATACT TTGATAGAGCCTGCGGCTGCCATCGGATTCGACTCCATTATTGCAACATCCTTGAATTTCATCCCAGgacattttgttcaaataCTGAAAGGAATAAAGGAAAACAGGGTATTGGATGCCAGAGCTATTCAGGAGAAACTTACAGCCGCCTGCAAAGTTATTACGAAAAACGGTACTTGGATTCCAGCAATGAAAGTGGCCATGAATTTTATAAGTCCTATTAATGTGGGATTAGCCAGAGCTCCCTTGAGGAACTTAAAGCCGGAACATGTAATTGAACTGCAGGCTGATTTGCCTGAGCATACTGTTTTATAG
- the LOC136419682 gene encoding zinc finger TRAF-type-containing protein 1 homolog — MSEQPEAASSSVEQPIEMPETEEKKEEFGEPEAKKRKIFKPGSDGKKHKLEERLGGILCCAVCLDLPRAAVYQCTNGHLMCAGCFTHVLADARLRDEMATCPSCRVEISKTSATRNLAVENAVSELPSECQFCGKQYSRNSLERHEEQECEERISVCKFSRIGCPWRGPEHERQEHENQCAHPHRSGAEVMVSLLAMDQDSAKEKKLYENIFDLLGYEKITFTEVQLKPYRTDEFVHRLFYESPRFSAFNHQWVVKARINNCQKDPTQSSERDMTYQLIMKSKSPTPVSLNYIVLRGPVSDIKVKPRIYDFDFTEQNNESPYVTLALPDTAECNRLLAAKTINFRLIMFLASK, encoded by the exons ATGTCCGAACAACCAGAAGCGGCCAGTTCAAGTGTCGAGCAACCTATCGAAATGCCCGAAACCGAGGAGAAAAAGGAGGAATTCGGGGAGCCCGAGGcgaaaaaacgcaaaattttCAAGCCTGGCAGTGACGGGAAGAAACACAAACTCGAAGAGAGACTGGGCGGAATTCTTTGCTGCGCAGTTTGCCTGGACCTTCCCAGGGCCGCAGTTTATCAG TGCACCAATGGGCACCTCATGTGTGCCGGCTGTTTCACGCACGTGCTGGCCGATGCCAGACTGCGTGACGAGATGGCCACCTGTCCGAGTTGCCGCGTCGAGATCTCGAAAACGTCGGCGACTCGCAACTTGGCCGTCGAGAATGCGGTGAGCGAGTTGCCGAGCGAGTGCCAGTTCTGCGGCAAGCAGTACTCCAGGAACTCGCTGGAAAGGCACGAGGAGCAAGAGTGCGAAGAGAG AATCTCGGTGTGCAAATTCAGCCGCATTGGGTGTCCCTGGAGAGGTCCGGAGCACGAGCGACAGGAGCACGAGAACCAGTGCGCCCATCCCCATCGATCAGGGGCCGAGGTCATGGTTTCGCTGCTGGCCATGGATCAGGACTCGGCGAAGGAGAAAAAGCTGTACGAGAATATATTCGATCTGTTGGGCTATGAAAAGATTACCTTCACCG AGGTCCAATTGAAACCGTACCGCACTGACGAGTTCGTTCACCGGTTGTTCTACGAATCTCCAAGGTTTTCAGCTTTCAATCATCAATGGGTTGTCAAGGCGAGGATAAATAATTGCCAGAAAGACCCCACTCAAAGCTCAGAGCGTGATATGACTTACCAG ttaatcaTGAAGTCAAAATCCCCCACCCCGGTCAGCCTGAACTACATCGTTTTAAGAGGACCAGTGAGCGACATTAAGGTCAAACCCCGGATCTACGATTTCGACTTCACGGAGCAAAATAACGAGAGCCCTTACGTGACCTTAGCTTTACCCGACACCGCAGAGTGCAATCGACTCTTAGCCGCAAAAACGATAAATTTCAG gttaataatgtttttagcGTCTAAGTAA
- the LOC136419965 gene encoding huntingtin-interacting protein 1-like isoform X2 encodes MIKDYTNKDYSKYVESLEKAVNDIEAPIKTKHVRILIIGTFHAQNAEIFWNSACRLSITDNHIVAWKFCYVLHKILREGHPLSLLNSQPHRKDLSQIGTLSMHFPDDYGKIIALYISLLIYKLEFHEINTKFPGHLGLSPEEFVSIGGENVDNNYFNLTIDMFDYIDHILALQEAVFGSLNASNSNSMTSAGQCKLFPLMVCIEDALKLYDYCVKMLLKMHITLTHNVLTGHRARFSKQFGALKRFYERVSNLQYFNDLIIVPSLPDHPPVFTSLTKSPFYISQGKLVTQKPNERKTEPIKVTNLNIDDNRRVKHINNHYEAARFVCKDANDGMVHLSVLDYQYIIQEKEFFRKECERLKGEINSLVSRNIQETSLLQYKIASLEHLLRNQ; translated from the exons ATGATCAAGGACTATACTAACAAAGATTATAGCAAATAT GTTGAAAGTTTAGAGAAAGCAGTCAATGATATAGAAGCACCCATCAAAACAAAACACGTGAGGATCCTAATTATTGGCACCTTCCATGCGCAAAATGCGGAAATCTTTTGGAATTCTGCTTGCAG ACTGTCAATTACAGATAATCACATTGTAGCCTGGAAATTTTGTTATGTCTTACATAAAATCTTAAGAGAAGGGCATCCGTTAAGCCTTCTCAACAGTCAACCCCATAGAAAG GACTTGAGTCAAATAGGCACTCTGTCGATGCATTTTCCGGATGATTACGGAAAAATCATAGCACTGTACATCTCTTTACTGATCTACAAGCTTGAATTCCACGAGATCAACACCAAATTCCCTGGACATTTGGGGCTTTCGCCGGAGGAATTTGTAAGCATCGGAGGAGAAAATGTGGACAATAATTA tttcaatttAACAATTGATATGTTCGATTATATAGATCATATTCTTGCTTTGCAAGAGGCAG TTTTCGGTTCATTAAATGCGTCTAACTCAAACTCCATGACAAGTGCCGGACAATGTAAATTGTTCCCCCTTATGGTTTGCATTGAAG ATGCTTTGAAACTCTACGATTACTGCGTAAAAATGCTGCTCAAAATGCACATCACCTTAACACATAATGTTTTAACAGGTCATAGAGCGCGATTCAGCAAACAGTTTGGGGCTTTGAAGAGGTTTTATGAGAGGGTTAGTAATTTGCAGTACTTTAATGATCTGATTATAGTTCCATCTTTGCCAGAT cACCCACCGGTTTTCACGTCGTTGACCAAATCTCCATTTTACATATCCCAAGGAAAGTTGGTGACTCAAAAACCTAATGAACGCAAAACCGAGCCAATCAAAGTAACAAATCTAAATATCGACGACAATAGAAGAGTGAAACacataaataatcattatgAGGCAGCGAGATTTGTGTGCAAAGATGCCAACGATGGTATGGTCCACTTGAGCGTATTAGACTATCAATATATCATTCaagaaaaggaattttttcgAAAGGAGTGCGAAAGATTGAA AGGTGAAATTAATTCCCTGGTGTCAAGAAACATACAAGAGACTTCACTGTTGCAATACAAAATCGCCTCCCTTGAACATCTACTAAGGAACCAATGA
- the LOC136419965 gene encoding huntingtin-interacting protein 1-like isoform X1 codes for MIKDYTNKDYSKYVESLEKAVNDIEAPIKTKHVRILIIGTFHAQNAEIFWNSACRLSITDNHIVAWKFCYVLHKILREGHPLSLLNSQPHRKDLSQIGTLSMHFPDDYGKIIALYISLLIYKLEFHEINTKFPGHLGLSPEEFVSIGGENVDNNYFNLTIDMFDYIDHILALQEAVFGSLNASNSNSMTSAGQCKLFPLMVCIEDALKLYDYCVKMLLKMHITLTHNVLTGHRARFSKQFGALKRFYERVSNLQYFNDLIIVPSLPDHPPVFTSLTKSPFYISQGKLVTQKPNERKTEPIKVTNLNIDDNRRVKHINNHYEAARFVCKDANDGMVHLSVLDYQYIIQEKEFFRKECERLNYINFRGEINSLVSRNIQETSLLQYKIASLEHLLRNQ; via the exons ATGATCAAGGACTATACTAACAAAGATTATAGCAAATAT GTTGAAAGTTTAGAGAAAGCAGTCAATGATATAGAAGCACCCATCAAAACAAAACACGTGAGGATCCTAATTATTGGCACCTTCCATGCGCAAAATGCGGAAATCTTTTGGAATTCTGCTTGCAG ACTGTCAATTACAGATAATCACATTGTAGCCTGGAAATTTTGTTATGTCTTACATAAAATCTTAAGAGAAGGGCATCCGTTAAGCCTTCTCAACAGTCAACCCCATAGAAAG GACTTGAGTCAAATAGGCACTCTGTCGATGCATTTTCCGGATGATTACGGAAAAATCATAGCACTGTACATCTCTTTACTGATCTACAAGCTTGAATTCCACGAGATCAACACCAAATTCCCTGGACATTTGGGGCTTTCGCCGGAGGAATTTGTAAGCATCGGAGGAGAAAATGTGGACAATAATTA tttcaatttAACAATTGATATGTTCGATTATATAGATCATATTCTTGCTTTGCAAGAGGCAG TTTTCGGTTCATTAAATGCGTCTAACTCAAACTCCATGACAAGTGCCGGACAATGTAAATTGTTCCCCCTTATGGTTTGCATTGAAG ATGCTTTGAAACTCTACGATTACTGCGTAAAAATGCTGCTCAAAATGCACATCACCTTAACACATAATGTTTTAACAGGTCATAGAGCGCGATTCAGCAAACAGTTTGGGGCTTTGAAGAGGTTTTATGAGAGGGTTAGTAATTTGCAGTACTTTAATGATCTGATTATAGTTCCATCTTTGCCAGAT cACCCACCGGTTTTCACGTCGTTGACCAAATCTCCATTTTACATATCCCAAGGAAAGTTGGTGACTCAAAAACCTAATGAACGCAAAACCGAGCCAATCAAAGTAACAAATCTAAATATCGACGACAATAGAAGAGTGAAACacataaataatcattatgAGGCAGCGAGATTTGTGTGCAAAGATGCCAACGATGGTATGGTCCACTTGAGCGTATTAGACTATCAATATATCATTCaagaaaaggaattttttcgAAAGGAGTGCGAAAGATTGAA CTACATAAATTTCAGAGGTGAAATTAATTCCCTGGTGTCAAGAAACATACAAGAGACTTCACTGTTGCAATACAAAATCGCCTCCCTTGAACATCTACTAAGGAACCAATGA